One stretch of Thermococcus sp. 21S9 DNA includes these proteins:
- a CDS encoding 4Fe-4S dicluster domain-containing protein — protein MSKKIFLDYKRCIGCKACEVACEMTHGEARIKVFEFPDLFTVPFNCRHCEKAPCMNVCPTGALFRDEDGAVAFDPLKCIGCLMCAVACPFGVPKLDEENKIMDKCDLCSDRRAEGKLPACVSACPTEALLYGDINEVLWNREGKIVANLKSSAEKGEGEKAYIVL, from the coding sequence ATGAGCAAGAAGATTTTCCTCGACTATAAGCGCTGTATCGGCTGTAAGGCCTGTGAAGTGGCCTGTGAAATGACGCACGGCGAGGCAAGGATTAAGGTCTTTGAGTTCCCCGACCTCTTCACCGTCCCCTTCAACTGCCGTCACTGTGAGAAGGCACCGTGTATGAACGTCTGTCCGACCGGGGCGCTCTTCAGGGACGAGGACGGCGCGGTGGCCTTCGACCCGCTCAAGTGTATTGGCTGTCTCATGTGTGCCGTCGCCTGTCCCTTCGGAGTTCCGAAGCTCGACGAGGAGAACAAGATTATGGACAAGTGCGACCTCTGTTCCGACAGAAGGGCGGAAGGAAAGCTTCCAGCGTGTGTCTCTGCCTGTCCAACTGAGGCCCTGCTCTACGGCGATATAAACGAGGTGCTCTGGAACAGGGAAGGAAAGATAGTGGCCAACCTGAAGAGCTCCGCCGAGAAGGGGGAGGGCGAGAAGGCCTACATCGTCCTCTGA